A single region of the Gemmatimonas sp. UBA7669 genome encodes:
- a CDS encoding RagB/SusD family nutrient uptake outer membrane protein, whose translation MRLSAALLVGALSLSAVGCDDFLDVNENPNAPQTVSANLYLSPMLHWMVTSPQFDGRFIGRYTQQWYLPGTTFSTWDRMGYDPSSDNGGQLWRDVYWNIGQNLVDMMQKAEAEERWDLLGVGYVIKAWGWQQLTNVHGELIIKQAFDQTRFTFDYDSEEFAYQEIQRLLGEAIKNLERTDGAVDPAYLGRTDRIYGGDRTKWLKLAYGMLALNLNHFSNKSSYKPQDVIAAVDKSFTSNADDALLAFPGTVNDDTNFWSRTRNNITNYRQTRFVVGLLDGTEFGGAVDPRLSRMLSPSPDGVYRGLDINTLNFGGLAAAQQPQNFFGYVGAGGLGLPSRYIFSEKSRLPIMTYAQLQFIKAEAAYRAGDKATALAAYRNGVAAHIDFVNARNRDDNQTPTQITAAERDAFLANPNIVPSASQLTLTHIMSQKYIAQWGWAHVELWTDMRRYNYTNIDPASGRQVYPGFVLPVNLFPDNGGKIAQRIRARFNSEYVWNRAALDKIGGLALDFHTKPLWITQP comes from the coding sequence ATGCGACTTTCCGCTGCGCTGCTTGTCGGCGCCCTCTCGCTGTCCGCCGTGGGCTGCGACGACTTCCTCGACGTCAACGAGAATCCCAACGCCCCCCAGACCGTCTCGGCCAATCTGTATCTGTCGCCGATGCTGCACTGGATGGTGACCTCGCCCCAGTTCGACGGCCGCTTCATCGGCCGCTACACGCAGCAGTGGTATCTGCCGGGCACCACGTTCAGCACCTGGGACCGGATGGGCTACGATCCCTCCAGTGACAACGGCGGCCAGCTCTGGCGCGACGTGTACTGGAACATCGGCCAGAACCTCGTGGACATGATGCAGAAGGCCGAAGCCGAGGAGCGCTGGGACCTCCTGGGTGTGGGCTATGTCATCAAGGCCTGGGGCTGGCAGCAGCTCACCAACGTGCACGGCGAGCTGATCATCAAGCAGGCCTTCGACCAGACGCGCTTCACCTTCGACTACGACAGCGAGGAGTTTGCGTATCAGGAGATCCAGCGCCTGCTGGGTGAGGCCATCAAGAACCTCGAGCGCACCGATGGCGCGGTGGATCCGGCGTATCTGGGCCGCACCGATCGCATCTACGGCGGTGACCGCACCAAGTGGCTCAAGCTGGCCTACGGCATGCTGGCGCTCAACCTGAACCACTTCAGCAACAAGTCCAGCTACAAGCCGCAGGATGTCATTGCGGCCGTGGACAAGTCGTTCACGAGCAACGCCGACGACGCGCTGCTGGCCTTCCCGGGCACGGTCAACGACGACACCAACTTCTGGAGCCGCACCCGCAACAACATCACGAACTACCGTCAGACGCGGTTTGTGGTGGGCCTGCTGGATGGCACCGAGTTCGGTGGCGCGGTGGATCCGCGCCTGAGCCGCATGCTCTCACCGTCACCGGACGGGGTGTATCGCGGGCTGGACATCAATACGCTCAACTTCGGCGGTCTGGCCGCGGCGCAGCAGCCACAGAACTTCTTCGGCTATGTGGGAGCGGGCGGCCTCGGCCTGCCCAGCCGCTACATCTTCTCGGAGAAGTCGCGGCTGCCCATCATGACCTACGCACAGCTGCAGTTCATCAAGGCGGAAGCGGCGTACCGTGCGGGCGACAAGGCCACGGCCCTGGCGGCTTATCGCAATGGCGTGGCGGCGCACATCGACTTTGTGAACGCCCGCAACCGCGACGACAACCAGACGCCCACGCAGATCACGGCGGCCGAGCGGGATGCCTTCCTGGCCAACCCGAACATCGTGCCGAGCGCGTCACAGCTCACGCTCACGCACATCATGAGCCAGAAGTACATCGCGCAGTGGGGCTGGGCGCACGTCGAGCTGTGGACGGACATGCGGCGTTACAACTACACCAACATCGATCCGGCCAGCGGCCGTCAGGTGTATCCGGGCTTCGTGCTGCCAGTCAACCTGTTCCCGGACAACGGCGGCAAGATTGCGCAGCGCATCCGCGCCCGCTTCAACTCGGAGTATGTGTGGAACCGTGCGGCGCTCGACAAGATCGGCGGCCTCGCGCTGGACTTCCATACCAAGCCGCTCTGGATCACTCAACCGTAA
- a CDS encoding SusC/RagA family TonB-linked outer membrane protein, with protein sequence MKIRVLTALLGALVWTTPAVAQDKVVTGKVSREAGVPLSGVTVIVKGTNTSTQTNTSGDYSIRVSVGQTLQYRLIGYLPQERNVGSGNIINVMLDKAAANLDAMVVTALGQQAVQRSLGVSQQTVAGADIAQTGRENFINGLQGRVAGVEVTSTSGLPGASSSITIRGVSSISGSNQPLVIVDGLPLDNKTTNTNVLGSDAPGSQTAFNNRGLDFTNRAADINPDDIESLVVLKGPEAAALYGIDAANGAIVITTKRGQAGTGGFTYSNNIRMDQTRSRPELQRVYGPTSQAGDLLGSFSYFGAPYAPNTTFYDNVDGFFQTGVSQQHNLTFSGATADSRINYRLGLAMTDQESVIPTLGLNRVNLTGATGAQVKDWLKVDLSMAYTKSKNDQLIGGVGGPLIGLLLWPQTDQASDFLTPSGQRRRITQLAAGGETDNPYFSINRNGREDKNERLVANLGFVFTPVKWGSLRFNVGSDGYTAENLILRHPESAGAGFNNNGVLDVATDVTRSINTQTILQINPIKLTSRLKLSGLVGNQINDYRSQVNAIQGMQFLDPNFVSINNTSMRAPRTTLAQRRLVGVYGQATFNWSDYWFVNVAGRNDWTSTIPIERNSFFYPSINTSFVLDDAFPELKKTLTARLRAAYAEVGKDARPYAFRPALEYKLTTGGGYGYGFTGPNVNLRPEFAKSYEYGADLGFFGGRLGLDVTTYRKETTDQIVNDIRGSYGTGFILFNLNGASTRNTGLEITGRAKMVNRANFGWDIITNFDRSRGRVLKLPNELPESYVSDTWLYGNVRNGVQPGLSTRSLTGLFYLRNNKGDLLIDPTTGLPLRSTAFIDAGYDRQPDWTMGITNQVRYKNFTMSMLWDIRRGGDVFNGTEQLLTSRGLTNRTLDRDQPRVIDGVLRDGRENSDNPTRNSIVVIPAVQNGYYTAISEELFIEKDINWLRLRDVTIRYALPASLLKARDASVALTMTDLFVFTNYSGLDPIVNGNSAAVGGSGAAGIDVGNFPIPRGIAFSLRVNY encoded by the coding sequence ATGAAAATCAGAGTCCTCACGGCGCTACTCGGTGCCCTGGTCTGGACGACGCCCGCCGTCGCCCAGGACAAGGTCGTCACCGGTAAGGTCAGCCGTGAAGCTGGGGTGCCCCTTTCCGGTGTCACGGTCATCGTGAAGGGCACCAATACCAGCACCCAGACCAACACGAGCGGCGACTACAGCATCCGCGTCAGTGTGGGTCAGACCCTGCAGTACCGGTTGATTGGCTACCTGCCGCAGGAGCGCAACGTCGGCAGCGGCAACATCATCAACGTCATGCTCGACAAGGCGGCGGCGAATCTCGACGCCATGGTCGTGACCGCGCTCGGCCAGCAGGCCGTGCAGCGTAGTCTCGGTGTGTCGCAGCAGACGGTGGCCGGCGCTGATATCGCGCAGACCGGCCGCGAAAACTTCATCAACGGTCTGCAGGGTCGTGTGGCCGGTGTGGAAGTCACGAGCACCTCGGGTCTGCCTGGTGCGTCGAGCTCGATCACCATTCGTGGTGTGAGCTCGATTTCCGGCAGCAACCAGCCCCTGGTCATCGTGGACGGTCTGCCGCTCGACAACAAGACCACCAACACGAATGTGCTTGGCTCCGATGCGCCCGGGTCGCAGACCGCGTTCAACAATCGCGGTCTCGACTTCACGAACCGTGCGGCCGACATCAATCCGGACGACATCGAAAGCCTGGTGGTGCTGAAGGGGCCTGAAGCGGCGGCCCTTTACGGCATTGATGCCGCCAACGGCGCCATCGTCATCACCACCAAGCGCGGTCAGGCGGGCACGGGTGGCTTCACCTACAGCAACAACATCCGCATGGACCAGACGCGCAGCCGCCCGGAGCTGCAGCGCGTCTACGGACCCACGTCGCAGGCCGGTGACCTGCTGGGCTCGTTCTCGTACTTCGGCGCTCCCTACGCGCCCAACACCACGTTCTACGACAACGTCGACGGCTTCTTCCAGACGGGCGTGTCGCAGCAGCACAACCTGACGTTCAGTGGTGCCACCGCCGACTCGCGCATCAACTACCGTCTGGGTCTGGCCATGACCGATCAGGAGAGCGTGATTCCGACGCTCGGCCTCAATCGTGTCAATCTCACGGGCGCCACGGGCGCGCAGGTCAAGGACTGGCTCAAGGTGGACCTGTCCATGGCCTACACGAAGTCCAAGAACGATCAGCTCATTGGCGGCGTGGGCGGCCCGCTCATCGGCCTGCTGCTCTGGCCGCAGACCGATCAGGCTTCGGACTTCCTCACGCCGTCGGGCCAGCGCCGCCGTATCACGCAGCTCGCCGCCGGTGGTGAGACGGACAACCCGTACTTCTCCATCAACCGCAACGGGCGCGAGGACAAGAACGAGCGTCTGGTGGCCAACCTCGGATTCGTTTTCACGCCGGTGAAGTGGGGCAGCCTGCGCTTCAATGTGGGCTCCGACGGCTACACGGCCGAGAACCTGATTCTGCGTCATCCGGAGTCGGCGGGCGCCGGTTTCAACAACAACGGCGTGCTGGATGTGGCGACCGACGTCACGCGCAGCATCAACACGCAGACGATTCTTCAGATCAATCCCATCAAGCTGACCAGCCGTCTCAAGCTGAGCGGCCTGGTGGGCAATCAGATCAACGACTACCGGTCGCAGGTGAATGCCATTCAGGGCATGCAGTTCCTCGACCCGAACTTCGTCTCGATCAACAACACCAGCATGCGCGCCCCGCGCACCACGCTGGCACAGCGTCGCCTGGTGGGTGTGTATGGTCAGGCCACCTTCAACTGGTCCGACTACTGGTTCGTGAACGTTGCCGGCCGAAACGACTGGACGTCCACGATTCCCATCGAACGGAACTCGTTCTTCTATCCCTCGATCAACACCAGCTTCGTGCTGGATGACGCCTTCCCGGAGCTCAAGAAGACGCTCACGGCGCGTCTGCGCGCGGCCTACGCCGAGGTGGGCAAGGACGCCCGGCCCTACGCGTTCCGGCCGGCGCTCGAGTACAAGCTCACGACGGGCGGTGGCTACGGCTACGGCTTCACGGGCCCGAACGTGAACCTGCGGCCCGAGTTCGCGAAGTCGTACGAGTACGGCGCCGACCTCGGCTTCTTTGGTGGGCGTCTCGGTCTCGACGTCACGACCTACCGCAAGGAGACCACGGACCAGATCGTGAACGACATCCGTGGTTCGTATGGTACCGGCTTCATCCTGTTCAACCTGAACGGCGCCTCCACGCGCAACACGGGTCTTGAGATCACGGGCCGCGCCAAGATGGTGAACCGCGCCAACTTCGGCTGGGACATCATCACCAACTTCGACCGCTCGCGCGGCCGTGTGCTCAAGCTGCCCAACGAGCTGCCCGAGTCGTACGTGTCGGACACCTGGCTCTACGGCAACGTGCGCAATGGTGTGCAGCCCGGTCTGTCCACGCGCTCGCTCACGGGCCTGTTCTACCTGCGCAACAACAAGGGTGACCTGCTCATCGACCCGACCACGGGTCTGCCGCTGCGCTCGACGGCCTTCATCGACGCCGGCTACGATCGCCAGCCCGACTGGACCATGGGCATCACGAACCAGGTCCGCTACAAGAACTTCACGATGTCCATGCTGTGGGACATCCGCCGTGGCGGCGACGTGTTCAACGGCACCGAGCAGCTGCTCACCTCGCGTGGTCTCACCAACCGCACGCTCGACCGCGATCAGCCGCGTGTCATCGACGGCGTGCTGCGTGACGGCCGCGAGAACAGCGACAATCCCACGCGCAACAGCATCGTGGTGATTCCGGCGGTGCAGAACGGCTACTACACGGCCATTTCCGAAGAGCTGTTCATCGAGAAGGACATCAACTGGCTGCGCCTGCGCGACGTGACCATCCGCTACGCGCTGCCGGCTTCGCTCCTCAAGGCCCGTGACGCCAGCGTGGCGCTCACGATGACCGACCTGTTCGTGTTCACCAACTACTCCGGTCTCGACCCGATCGTGAACGGCAACAGCGCGGCTGTGGGCGGTTCCGGCGCGGCAGGTATCGACGTCGGCAACTTCCCGATTCCGCGTGGTATCGCCTTCAGCCTGCGGGTGAACTACTGA
- the rocF gene encoding arginase translates to MAKSSDFRGPQASQPIQLIGVPMDLGASRRGVDMGPSALRLSSLVAQLSRLGTTMQDVGNVTVPDRESLPATPEARLGAITAVCRDLAGRTAAAIRDGCCPLVVGGDHSLAAGSVAGTATAMAERGQAIGLLWLDAHADINTPETSTSGNVHGMPVAHLLGLGFPPLARLASVFPAVRPEHVAYVGLRDVDPAERETIRRLGIRAFTMRDIDERGLRQVMEEALDITTRGTAGVHLSFDLDWVDPAEAPGVGTPVQGGATRREAHLAMEILHDRGVTLAMDLVELNPILDSRNTTAELAADLVASAFGRRIL, encoded by the coding sequence ATGGCGAAAAGTTCCGATTTCAGGGGCCCTCAGGCCTCCCAACCGATCCAGTTGATCGGGGTGCCCATGGACCTTGGCGCCAGTCGGCGTGGCGTCGACATGGGGCCATCAGCCCTGCGTCTGTCCAGCCTCGTCGCCCAGCTCTCGCGTCTTGGAACAACCATGCAGGACGTGGGCAACGTCACCGTTCCCGACCGGGAATCGCTGCCGGCCACCCCGGAGGCGCGCTTGGGCGCCATTACGGCCGTGTGCCGCGACCTGGCCGGCCGGACGGCCGCCGCCATTCGCGACGGATGCTGTCCGTTGGTGGTTGGTGGCGACCATTCTTTGGCGGCCGGCTCCGTGGCGGGCACCGCCACCGCGATGGCCGAGCGGGGACAAGCCATCGGCTTGCTCTGGCTTGACGCGCACGCCGACATCAACACGCCGGAAACGAGTACCAGCGGCAACGTGCACGGCATGCCCGTGGCTCACCTGCTGGGCCTTGGGTTTCCGCCACTCGCCCGCCTGGCGTCGGTATTCCCGGCGGTGCGGCCCGAGCACGTGGCCTATGTCGGGCTGCGCGACGTCGACCCCGCCGAACGGGAGACCATCCGCCGTCTCGGCATCCGCGCGTTCACCATGCGCGACATCGACGAGCGCGGGCTGCGGCAAGTGATGGAAGAGGCGCTGGACATTACCACGCGCGGCACGGCTGGGGTGCACCTGTCCTTCGACCTCGATTGGGTGGACCCGGCGGAAGCGCCCGGCGTCGGCACACCGGTACAAGGCGGCGCGACACGACGCGAGGCGCATCTGGCCATGGAAATCCTGCACGACCGCGGGGTCACGCTCGCCATGGACCTCGTCGAGCTCAATCCCATTCTCGACAGCCGCAACACCACCGCCGAGCTGGCGGCCGATCTGGTGGCCAGCGCCTTTGGCCGCCGCATTCTCTGA
- the rocD gene encoding ornithine--oxo-acid transaminase → MTTTAVHTHSEHVSGPSDRTASLIAREDAFGAHNYHPLDLVIAEASGSWVTDVDGRRYLDCLSAYSAVNQGHAHPRLLAAMARQASRVTLTSRAFRNEQLGAFCEALARRCGMDMVLPMNTGAEAVETAIKAARRWGYRVKGIPQDHAQIIAFANNFHGRTTTLVGFSSEAAYRADFGPFASGFTLVPFGDLEAVRRAMTDHTCAVLVEPIQCEAGVLLPPEGFLRELSALCRAQNVLLLADEIQTGLGRTGAWFACDHDGVKPDLYVLGKALSGGCYPVSAVVGRRDVLGLFEPGSHGSTFGGNPLACAVALEALAVLDDEQLIARAAESGEWLGAQLAKLDHPAIVAVRGRGLIWAIELREAARPWAEALQRRGVLCKETHGTVLRLSPPLATSREDLAFLVKQLQQVFEQHQAE, encoded by the coding sequence ATGACCACCACCGCTGTGCACACCCACTCCGAACACGTCTCGGGCCCTTCAGACCGCACCGCATCACTCATTGCCCGCGAAGACGCATTTGGCGCCCACAACTATCACCCGCTCGACCTGGTGATTGCCGAAGCCTCGGGCAGTTGGGTGACCGACGTCGACGGTCGGCGCTATCTCGATTGCCTGAGTGCGTATTCGGCCGTGAATCAGGGGCACGCGCATCCGCGGCTGCTGGCCGCCATGGCGCGGCAGGCGTCGCGCGTCACGCTCACCTCACGCGCGTTCCGCAACGAACAGCTTGGCGCCTTCTGCGAGGCGCTGGCGAGGCGCTGCGGCATGGACATGGTGTTGCCCATGAACACCGGAGCGGAGGCAGTGGAGACGGCCATCAAGGCCGCGCGCCGCTGGGGCTATCGTGTGAAGGGCATTCCGCAGGACCACGCGCAGATCATCGCGTTTGCCAACAACTTCCATGGCCGCACCACCACGCTCGTGGGTTTTTCCAGTGAAGCGGCCTACCGGGCGGACTTCGGGCCGTTTGCCTCCGGCTTCACGCTCGTGCCGTTCGGCGATCTCGAGGCCGTGCGCCGCGCGATGACCGACCACACCTGCGCCGTACTGGTCGAACCCATTCAGTGCGAGGCGGGCGTGCTGCTGCCGCCCGAGGGCTTTCTGCGCGAGCTCTCCGCGCTCTGCCGCGCGCAGAACGTGCTGCTGCTGGCCGACGAGATTCAGACCGGTCTTGGACGGACCGGGGCCTGGTTTGCCTGCGACCATGACGGCGTGAAGCCCGACTTGTACGTGCTGGGCAAGGCGCTGTCGGGTGGCTGCTATCCGGTGTCGGCCGTGGTGGGCCGTCGTGACGTGCTCGGGCTCTTCGAACCGGGCTCGCACGGCAGCACGTTTGGCGGCAACCCGCTGGCCTGTGCGGTGGCCCTCGAGGCGCTGGCGGTACTGGACGACGAACAGCTCATCGCGCGCGCGGCTGAATCCGGCGAGTGGCTGGGTGCACAGCTGGCGAAGCTGGACCACCCAGCCATCGTGGCCGTGCGTGGCCGCGGCCTGATCTGGGCCATTGAGTTGCGCGAAGCGGCGCGTCCCTGGGCCGAAGCCCTGCAGCGGCGCGGCGTGCTGTGCAAGGAGACCCACGGCACGGTGCTCCGGCTCTCACCACCGTTGGCTACCTCCCGCGAGGATCTGGCCTTCCTCGTGAAACAGTTGCAGCAGGTTTTCGAGCAGCACCAAGCGGAATGA
- the rfaD gene encoding ADP-glyceromanno-heptose 6-epimerase: MFEPLPLPATPPRLPNRVLVTGGAGFIGSACVWALNTLGVERIVVTDRLGRDEKWRNLVPLRFEDYLEADDLLPRLDSGALGKFDLVLHLGACSATTELDATFLARNNFEYTKQLAHWALGKHVRFVYASSAATYGDGAAGMSDIDNSNAALSRLRPLNAYGYSKHLFDQYAARAGVLPRLVGLKYFNVYGPNEAHKGDMRSLVHKAYGQIEDSGVVRLFRSHRPDYRDGEQQRDFLYVKDAVAMTLHLAMTPSAGGLYNIGSGKANTWLALTSALFGALERPPQVEFIDMPESIRTKYQYHTQADIAKLRAAEYIAPVTSLADAVKDYVKGYLQGDRRLGD, from the coding sequence ATGTTCGAACCGCTGCCACTGCCCGCCACACCACCCCGTCTCCCCAACCGTGTGCTGGTGACCGGCGGCGCCGGCTTCATCGGCAGCGCCTGTGTGTGGGCACTCAACACCCTGGGCGTCGAGCGCATCGTAGTGACCGACCGCCTGGGCCGGGATGAGAAGTGGCGCAATCTCGTGCCGCTGCGCTTCGAGGACTATCTCGAAGCCGACGACCTGCTGCCACGCCTCGATTCAGGGGCGCTCGGCAAGTTCGATCTTGTATTGCACCTGGGCGCCTGCTCGGCCACCACGGAACTCGACGCCACGTTCCTGGCCCGCAACAACTTCGAATACACCAAGCAACTGGCACACTGGGCACTCGGCAAACACGTGCGCTTTGTGTACGCCTCGAGTGCGGCCACGTATGGCGATGGCGCGGCGGGCATGAGCGACATCGACAACAGCAATGCGGCGCTCTCGCGTTTGCGTCCGCTCAACGCCTACGGCTACTCCAAGCACCTCTTCGATCAGTATGCGGCGCGCGCCGGCGTGCTGCCGCGTCTCGTGGGGCTCAAGTACTTCAACGTCTACGGTCCCAACGAGGCGCACAAGGGCGACATGCGCTCGCTGGTGCACAAGGCCTACGGCCAGATCGAGGACAGCGGCGTGGTGCGGCTGTTCCGCTCCCATCGGCCCGACTACCGCGACGGCGAGCAGCAGCGCGACTTCCTGTATGTGAAGGACGCCGTGGCCATGACGCTGCATCTGGCCATGACCCCCTCGGCAGGCGGCCTGTACAACATCGGCAGCGGCAAGGCCAATACCTGGCTCGCGCTGACCTCCGCGCTCTTCGGGGCATTGGAACGGCCGCCGCAGGTCGAGTTCATCGACATGCCCGAGTCCATTCGTACCAAGTATCAGTACCACACACAGGCGGACATCGCCAAGCTGCGCGCAGCGGAGTACATCGCCCCGGTGACGTCGCTGGCCGATGCGGTGAAAGACTACGTGAAGGGCTATCTGCAGGGCGATCGCCGGCTGGGGGACTGA
- a CDS encoding ABC transporter substrate-binding protein/permease yields MPLPRLRAHLASAVLNVAGLWLLVLLSACQPSADSDGRRAAADRDTVLRWGGDAEGGAPFVEADAQDPSLVRGFDVELAELMAAHLGRTAQFTQVAWASIEQSVARGDVDVGLSGLEDRPALHVRYAVTDPYFEFREVLAVRPADTARYRSLADLKGQRVATLGNTLAYRLLLDAQKDLGVVPVSYDDNVHPYTDLLSGRVEAVLLDHVLAEQAQRRTPGFAIQPGTVATGHYVGVLAQGREALRDSLNVMLRLRMADGSLERIFRRWQVWDSAQAAFQARVLQSATSAPGGVDAVGEVVSSTPPLSDSDSNYLPALLRGAALTVVISVAAMAVAVLLGIVVASGRVYGPSWMRAALVVYVEVVRGTPVLLQLFVLYYGLAGVVRLPALLAAILGLGLNYAAYEAEVYRAALQAIPRAQLEAARTLGLSEWQVFHLVRAPQALRLALAPMTNDFVALLKDSSLVSVITVVELTKQTAIYATNVGSWLVPGLLCAAMYLALSLPLARVARQLEARWRLP; encoded by the coding sequence GTGCCCCTGCCCCGGCTGCGCGCGCATCTGGCCTCGGCTGTGTTGAACGTGGCGGGACTGTGGTTGCTGGTATTGCTGTCTGCCTGCCAGCCATCCGCCGATTCTGATGGACGTAGAGCTGCAGCGGACCGAGACACGGTGCTGCGCTGGGGCGGCGATGCGGAAGGTGGGGCACCGTTCGTGGAAGCCGACGCGCAGGATCCGTCACTGGTGCGCGGGTTTGACGTGGAGCTGGCCGAGCTCATGGCCGCGCATCTTGGCCGCACCGCCCAGTTCACGCAGGTGGCCTGGGCGTCCATCGAGCAGTCGGTGGCGCGTGGTGATGTGGATGTGGGTCTGTCGGGTCTCGAAGATCGCCCGGCGCTGCATGTCCGTTATGCCGTCACCGATCCCTATTTCGAGTTTCGCGAAGTGCTGGCCGTGCGTCCGGCCGACACCGCCCGCTATCGCAGCCTGGCCGACCTCAAGGGGCAGCGCGTGGCAACGCTGGGCAACACGCTGGCGTATCGGCTCCTGCTCGATGCGCAGAAAGACCTCGGCGTGGTGCCGGTGTCGTATGACGACAACGTGCATCCCTACACCGATCTGTTGAGTGGCCGAGTGGAGGCGGTGCTGCTCGATCATGTGCTTGCCGAGCAGGCGCAGCGTCGCACACCGGGGTTTGCCATTCAGCCAGGCACGGTGGCGACTGGCCACTATGTGGGGGTGCTGGCGCAGGGGCGCGAAGCGCTGCGGGATTCACTCAACGTCATGTTGCGTTTGCGCATGGCCGACGGGTCGCTGGAACGAATTTTCCGACGTTGGCAGGTATGGGACAGCGCACAAGCTGCGTTTCAGGCGCGGGTGCTGCAGTCCGCAACCTCCGCCCCCGGCGGGGTCGATGCGGTCGGTGAGGTGGTTTCCTCCACCCCTCCGCTTTCGGACTCGGACTCGAACTATCTGCCGGCGCTGCTCCGAGGCGCCGCCTTGACGGTCGTGATCAGCGTGGCGGCCATGGCCGTGGCCGTGCTGCTGGGCATCGTGGTGGCCAGCGGACGCGTGTATGGACCGAGCTGGATGCGCGCCGCGCTCGTGGTGTACGTGGAAGTCGTGCGCGGCACTCCGGTGCTGCTGCAGCTGTTCGTGTTGTACTACGGATTGGCCGGCGTGGTACGCCTGCCGGCGCTGCTGGCAGCCATTCTCGGGCTTGGGCTCAACTACGCGGCGTACGAGGCGGAAGTGTACCGAGCCGCCTTGCAGGCCATTCCGCGCGCGCAGCTCGAGGCCGCGCGCACGCTGGGGCTCAGTGAATGGCAGGTGTTTCACCTCGTGCGTGCGCCGCAGGCTCTGCGCCTGGCCCTCGCCCCCATGACCAACGACTTCGTGGCGCTGCTCAAGGATTCGTCACTGGTCTCGGTCATCACGGTGGTGGAGCTCACCAAGCAGACGGCCATCTACGCCACGAACGTGGGCAGTTGGCTCGTCCCCGGCCTGCTCTGCGCGGCCATGTATCTGGCGCTTTCGCTGCCCCTGGCGCGCGTGGCGCGACAGCTCGAAGCACGCTGGAGACTGCCGTGA
- a CDS encoding amino acid ABC transporter ATP-binding protein, translated as MSAPLDLSGMASQRRREGYAVHIEKLRAMRGGRAVLHDVLLAVPRGQVWALMGVSGAGKSTLLRTVAGLEPFDDGRIVVEQAVTLLPGPVPRERHLRALREHVGFVFQQHALFAHLSVLDNVTLAPRHVRGLSRPDAESRAMALLEDLGVAHRATAMPGEVSGGEAQRVAIARALALDPGVLLMDEPTAALDPARRRTLAEGLRELTRNGRSLLITTHDTDFAEAVADNVAVLADGQVVEVGAPRDVLTQPRHRATRALLSSVDGQRGSDVPAAGRL; from the coding sequence GTGAGCGCCCCATTGGACCTGAGCGGCATGGCCAGCCAGCGGCGCCGTGAGGGCTACGCGGTCCACATCGAGAAGCTGCGCGCCATGCGAGGCGGACGCGCCGTGCTGCACGACGTGCTGCTGGCCGTTCCGCGTGGGCAGGTGTGGGCCCTCATGGGCGTATCCGGCGCCGGCAAGAGCACACTGTTGCGCACGGTGGCGGGGCTCGAACCGTTCGATGATGGACGCATCGTGGTGGAACAGGCCGTGACGCTCCTGCCCGGGCCGGTACCACGCGAGCGGCACTTGCGTGCACTGCGTGAACACGTGGGCTTCGTGTTTCAGCAGCATGCGCTCTTCGCCCATTTGTCGGTGCTGGACAACGTCACACTGGCGCCGCGTCATGTGCGCGGTCTGTCGCGACCCGATGCCGAGTCGCGGGCCATGGCGCTGCTTGAAGACCTCGGCGTGGCACATCGCGCCACGGCCATGCCCGGCGAAGTATCTGGCGGCGAGGCGCAGCGCGTGGCCATTGCGCGGGCGCTCGCGCTTGATCCGGGGGTCTTGCTGATGGACGAACCCACGGCCGCGCTCGACCCGGCGCGGCGTCGCACCCTGGCAGAAGGGTTGCGCGAGCTGACACGCAACGGACGCAGCCTGTTGATCACGACACACGACACCGACTTCGCCGAGGCGGTGGCGGACAACGTGGCGGTGCTGGCCGATGGGCAGGTGGTGGAGGTCGGTGCGCCGCGGGATGTGCTGACGCAGCCGCGGCATCGCGCCACACGCGCGTTGCTGTCGTCGGTGGACGGGCAGCGCGGTAGCGATGTGCCCGCGGCCGGACGCTTGTGA